The following DNA comes from Candidatus Flexicrinis proximus.
TAGAGCATCGATACCGGAAGGTCTAACGGCCTGACGTTTATCATGAGCGCGTGTGCCTGATTCAGATCCAGCGACCGGGCGGCGGATTACGATATCGACCCGCTGGCGCTGACGAACCCTCAACCCGCTGGGCGACCTGTTCGCCGATCCGCGCATCCGAGGGTCTTTCACGCCAGCGAATACGACCTGATGTGCCTGAAGCGCGACTACCGGATGACGATCAGCAATCTGTTCGGCGATGCAGGCGGCGCAGATCTGTCGGGGTCAAGTAGATCGAGGCTGAACCATCTGGTGCAAACGTACCTGGGGATCGAACTGGACAAGAGCCGCAGCGCGTCAACTGGGGGGCGGCGGCCGCTGGCGATGTCCGCCTGCGCTACCTGCCCAACTGGGTACACATTACCTGCCTGCCGGAGCTGCGACCTGCTACTGGCGGAACTGGAAAGTGCGCGGCCACGCCGAAGAAGCGCGCGGACCTTCCACCGAGGATTTAGACCGCCTGACACCGGCACACGAGGACGTTCATTCAACGAGACGGCTTCTGGAAGATTAGGCGGCCGGCGCGGGCCGAACGCGGCCGAACGCAGATGGCGGTCCTGCGCCGAAGTGTATCTGTCACGCGAGGCGTTAGCCGAAAAAGCGGATATTCCGCCGATGAACGTAGTACAGAACCGCACGCTGATCGAGCTGGCGCAGCGACAACCGGCAGAACCGCGACTTCAGCCGCGGGATATCTTCGGACTGTCGCCCAACGGGCTGCGTAAATACGG
Coding sequences within:
- a CDS encoding HRDC domain-containing protein, which codes for MCLKRDYRMTISNLFGDAGGADLSGSSRSRLNHLVQTYLGIELDKSRSASTGGRRPLAMSACATCPTGYTLPACRSCDLLLAELESARPRRRSARTFHRGFRPPDTGTRGRSFNETASGRLGGRRGPNAAERRWRSCAEVYLSREALAEKADIPPMNVVQNRTLIELAQRQPAEPRLQPRDIFGLSPNGLRKYGDAFLATVVA